One genomic segment of Nothobranchius furzeri strain GRZ-AD chromosome 10, NfurGRZ-RIMD1, whole genome shotgun sequence includes these proteins:
- the znf608 gene encoding zinc finger protein 608 isoform X3 has protein sequence MFTVPAPPAPSHPGAPGSSLPLAPSFSSPALPTSNPKQLAIRTRSVGTNTQDGGVPGASENDPGCLGPCQPGTSVNLEGIVWHETEEGVLVVNVTWRKRTYVGTLLDCTKHDWAPPRFCESPCSDPELPGGRGRGKRMRMAMAERPCIEPSSTAKVRGFTHHRSRGGGVAGTPTSIHSKGRRGSLNLNSSCRAPPSFFTVDEVKSASSTSSLSSGKRKNKPPADLDLSLVSSDDIKNGNGKRIRAKSRSAPSTPLGKSDPSFMDPGGGCASSPPPPILIDCPHPNCTKRYKHINGLRYHQTHAHLEAEEQRKPDLGPVKDGESEDRLSDCEDAINNMTYELPENSTNANSSTKKAAPLYKVTTVGSPKNRRLLLSTDHSPSANSKTRRTSLLKDGLIDDLSNLPIISNMTVVLENCMVPDRSSFVEMPKLEAEGLIEKKGGPCDKGKKANGKVDKLSKSRTNRPIAPAPAPPKLLAIPNTTYSTCTADAVTPQPSPTASGGLTSKNLPLKPIKPKLSIIVEPSLVKATMVTCKETRKKEKRRLKDKHSKDAPNRTPNGDSSGIKMEDGGAGPKISVKEISGSLLKEHLSKQDVTNGFTESQESRMASIRAEADKVYTFTDNAPSPSIGGSSRLDSSGSCLAAADSSSKNNSPAYSDISDAGEDGGSSECRSDGVRSKSGSSSSSEVSSNSSHGNVGKPPPTVSTQSSKEPQSPYYHGYDPYYLQGYMQSERQNTSGVAFYKSSTHDCKGKDRTEELKEEDDFSDSKKGDGPPQSQLQLAMSQTQTALAQSLYYGQYSRGMYMDQKLLMASKCCDQTHKQRGQGVRDGEVVGVSPGGPMLGKGPDGAKGCCSKPVLSYVEMSERGERGQSLGVKVVHSGMADQHQVPMKDCDDIKSPSSSSSSSLHNPVSQTDLDSNVSFSSPSDVPAWAHRLAHSKYSELQSQHGESVEEGEADSGKEWGATTEPAGAKMTSGVDAKKARAYGIHDPPPAIDTEDSDQLEDQHQEPMEGLSEESQSARAAVSPPMTPQQPYIQYQHSSYPPYLAMCESGGGAYRGVSPTLVHNYPGFHYPLYGKTAGREESEASPGGRGEAVSGKLIGESSSSSVELLQQPSYQFHGKSPAPGEKGSPEGERELERERNHVSFARHLHTHHHTHLGVSYNLMSGQYDIYQGLSSRSLVSSQQVSRHPSADGEGNK, from the exons ATGTTCACGGTTCCGGCCCCCCCGGCTCCAAGCCACCCTGGGGCCCCTGGATCTTCCCTGCCCTTGGCCCCGTCCTTCTCCTCCCCGGCCCTGCCCACCTCAAACCCAAAGCAGCTAGCAATCAGGACGCGGTCTGTCGGCACCAACACGCAGGATGGAGGCGTGCCGGGGGCGTCGGAGAACGATCCAGGCTGCTTGGGGCCCTGTCAGCCTGGGACCAGCGTCAACCTGGAGGGTATCGTCTGGCACGAGACCGAGGAAG GTGTGCTAGTGGTGAACGTGACCTGGAGGAAGAGGACCTACGTGGGAACCCTGCTGGACTGCACCAAACATGACTGGGCTCCGCCGAG GTTTTGTGAGTCACCTTGCAGTGATCCCGAGTTACCTGGTGGCCGTGGGCGGGGGAAGCGGATGCGAATGGCCATGGCTGAGCGGCCCTGCATTGAACCGTCTTCAACAGCCAAAGTCAGGGGTTTCACCCATCACCGGAGCcgtggaggtggagtggcaggaaCTCCCACATCCATCCACAGCAAGGGGAGGAGAGGCAGCCTGAACCTAAACAGCAGCTGCAGAGCACCTCCTTCTTTCTTCACGGTAGATGAGGTGAAAAGTGCCAGTAGCACCTCCTCGCTGTCCTCTGGGAAGAGGAAGAACAAACCGCCCGCCGACCTGGACCTCAGTCTCGTCTCCTCAGACGACATTAAGAATGGGAACGGGAAGAGGATCCGAGCAAAGTCCAGAAGCGCTCCGTCAACACCACTAGGCAAGTCTGACCCCTCCTTCATGGATCCAGGAGGAGGTTGCGCCTCTTCTCCTCCCCCGCCCATCCTCATCGACTGCCCTCACCCAAACTGCACTAAACGCTACAAGCACATCAACGGCCTGCGCTACCACCAGACGCACGCACACCTGGAGGCTGAGGAGCAAAGGAAACCTGATCTTGGACCTGTGAAGGATGGGGAGAGTGAAGACCGACTTTCAGACTGCGAGGACGCCATCAACAACATGACTTATGAGCTCCCGGAAAACAGCACAAACGCCAACAGCTCCACTAAGAAAGCTGCTCCTCTCTATAAGGTGACCACGGTGGGGTCACCGAAGAACAGACGATTACTCCTCAGCACCGACCACAGCCCTTCGGCCAACTCCAAAACCAGAAGAACCTCACTCCTGAAAGATGGTCTGATTGATGACCTCAGCAACTTACCCATCATCTCCAACATGACTGTGGTTTTAGAGAACTGCATGGTCCCAGACAGGAGCTCCTTTGTAGAGATGCCCAAACTGGAAGCTGAAGGATTGATTGAAAAGAAGGGAGGGCCATGTGATAAGGGCAAGAAGGCCAACGGGAAGGTCGACAAGCTGTCCAAGTCCAGAACCAACCGGCCAATCGCTCCAGCTCCCGCTCCACCAAAGCTCCTCGCCATCCCCAACACAACGTACTCGACCTGCACGGCTGATGCTGTCACCCCACAGCCTTCTCCCACGGCATCAGGAGGCCTCACCAGTAAAAACCTTCCCCTGAAACCCATCAAACCAAAGCTTAGCATCATTGTGGAACCGAGTCTCGTCAAAGCCACTATGGTTACTTGCAAAGAGaccaggaaaaaagaaaaacggAGGCTGAAAGACAAACATAGCAAAGATGCACCAAACAGGACACCCAATGGTGACAGTAGTGGAATCAAAATGGAGGATGGGGGTGCTGGACCTAAAATCAGTGTCAAGGAAATCTCTGGAAGCCTTCTGAAGGAGCATCTTAGTAAGCAGGATGTAACTAATGGATTCACAGAAAGCCAGGAGAGCAGGATGGCCAGTATACGTGCAGAGGCTGATAAGGTCTACACTTTCACTGACAATGCCCCTAGTCCATCTATCGGTGGTTCATCCAGACTGGACTCTAGTGGCAGTTGTCTGGCcgcagcagacagcagcagcaagaACAACAGTCCCGCCTACTCGGACATCTCAGATGCCGGAGAAGATGGTGGCTCGTCCGAATGTCGCTCAGATGGGGTCAGGTCTAAGTCGGGCTCTTCGTCTTCCTCTGAGGTGAGCTCCAACAGCAGCCATGGTAACGTCGGTAAACCCCCCCCTACAGTTTCGACCCAGTCATCAAAAGAGCCCCAGTCCCCATACTACCACGGCTACGATCCCTACTACCTGCAAGGCTACATGCAGTCCGAGAGGCAGAACACCAGCGGCGTTGCTTTCTACAAAAGTTCCACTCATGACTGCAAGGGGAAGGACAGGACAGAGGAACTGAAGGAGGAGGACGACTTCTCTGATTCCAAGAAAGGTGACGGGCCGCCCCAGTCCCAGCTCCAGCTGGCTATGAGTCAGACCCAGACGGCTTTGGCCCAGTCTCTGTACTACGGCCAGTACTCCAGAGGAATGTACATGGACCAGAAACTGTTAATGGCCTCCAAATGCTGCGACCAGACACATAAGCAGAGAGGACAGGGGGTGAGAGACGGCGAGGTGGTTGGGGTTTCCCCCGGTGGACCCATGCTAGGTAAAGGTCCAGATGGTGCTAAAGGTTGCTGCTCCAAACCCGTGCTGTCCTATGTGGAGATGAGTGAAAGGGGAGAAAGGGGGCAGAGCCTGGGCGTAAAGGTGGTGCACAGTGGAATGGCGGACCAGCACCAGGTCCCAATGAAAGACTGTGATGACATCAagtcaccctcctcctcctcctcttcatcactccACAATCCAGTCAGTCAGACAGATCTGGACTCAAATGTTTCCTTTTCCAGT CCCTCAGACGTCCCCGCCTGGGCCCACCGCCTGGCTCACAGCAAATACTCAGAGCTACAGAGTCAACACGGGGAGAGTGTCGAGGAGGGGGAGGCAGACAGTGGGAAAGAGTGGGGAGCCACCACAGAGCCTGCTGGGGCCAAGATGACCTCAGGCGTAGATGCTAAAAAAGCCAGAGCTTACGGAATCCATGATCCCCCACCCGCCATCGACACAGAGGACTCAGACCAGCTGGAGGATCAGCACCAGGAACCAATGGAAGGGCTGTCGGAGGAATCGCAAAGCGCCCGGGCGGCAGTGTCTCCTCCCATGACCCCTCAGCAGCCGTACATCCAGTACCAGCACTCCTCCTACCCCCCATACCTAGCCATGTGTGAGAGCGGCGGGGGCGCCTACAGAGGAGTGTCCCCGACCCTGGTCCACAACTACCCAG GTTTCCACTATCCTCTGTACGGGAAGACGGCGGGACGGGAGGAGTCGGAGGCATCTCCAGGCGGTAGAGGAGAGGCAGTGAGTGGGAAGCTGATCGGCGAATCGTCGTCCTCCAGTGTAGAGCTGCTGCAGCAGCCGAGCTATCAGTTCCACGGGAAATCCCCCGCT CCTGGTGAGAAAGGTTCCCCCGAAGGAGAACGAGAGCTCGAGCGAGAGAGGAACCACGTGTCGTTCGCCCGACACCTCCACACACACCACCACACACACCTGGGCGTGAGCTACAACCTGATGTCCGGACAGTACGACATCTACCAAG GTCTGAGCTCCAGGTCGCTGGTCTCCAGTCAGCAGGTGTCAAGACACCCGTCAGCAG ACGGCGAAGGGAACAAGTAG